The following proteins come from a genomic window of Thiothrix winogradskyi:
- a CDS encoding AAA family ATPase, translating into MQNMKNTSQNKFDISMRNIGPIKQANIELGNLTVLVGPQATGKSIFLQTLKLLIDRDYIDATFKKNSMNFKGRSDAFLDGYFGRNMSALWKPKHSDISINGQNVDLIEHLKESTVDINRSQLGAYEQLFYIPAQRVISLPRGMSQDFGKYHFGDPFTLRHFSDRVHSILQNKFAIESDLSPHKILPETIGKHISEQIYAGAQLTYRDDEVDFVRKLMLDIPNGPQGLPFLAWSAGQREFTPLLLGLYLLFEEVGLVKEPKLPFWNWVVIEEPEMGLHPQAINITLYMILTLLARGHKVLLSTHSPQVLDMLWALRICQQKQGTPQDVLGIFNLEQDADTLTAELALKQQYKVYYFQRSGIVEDISALDPGSDNPAQAHWGGLTEFAGRAGDVVSQVVNRAGF; encoded by the coding sequence CGGGCAAGAGCATTTTTCTGCAAACATTGAAACTGCTGATAGATCGCGACTATATTGATGCCACGTTCAAAAAGAACAGCATGAATTTTAAAGGTAGAAGTGATGCATTCCTTGATGGCTACTTTGGTCGGAATATGTCTGCATTATGGAAGCCGAAGCATTCCGATATAAGCATCAATGGACAAAATGTTGATCTCATTGAGCACTTAAAAGAATCAACGGTTGATATTAATCGAAGTCAATTGGGCGCTTATGAGCAACTCTTCTATATTCCAGCACAACGGGTGATAAGCCTGCCCCGTGGCATGAGCCAAGATTTTGGCAAATACCATTTTGGTGATCCATTCACATTACGTCACTTCAGCGACAGGGTGCATAGCATCCTGCAAAATAAATTTGCCATTGAGTCGGACTTATCTCCACACAAGATTCTGCCTGAAACAATAGGCAAACATATCAGTGAGCAGATTTATGCTGGAGCGCAACTGACCTATCGCGATGACGAAGTAGATTTTGTACGTAAACTCATGCTGGACATTCCGAATGGCCCGCAAGGTTTACCCTTTCTTGCTTGGTCAGCAGGGCAAAGGGAATTTACGCCACTGCTATTAGGCTTGTATTTGTTATTTGAAGAAGTAGGGCTTGTAAAAGAGCCTAAACTACCGTTCTGGAACTGGGTAGTGATCGAAGAGCCGGAAATGGGGCTACACCCACAAGCCATCAATATCACGCTTTACATGATCCTCACCTTGTTGGCTCGCGGGCATAAAGTGCTGCTGTCTACCCATTCCCCTCAAGTGCTGGATATGTTGTGGGCTTTGCGTATTTGCCAACAAAAACAAGGAACTCCCCAAGATGTATTGGGCATATTCAACTTGGAACAGGACGCAGATACCCTAACGGCTGAGCTTGCCTTAAAGCAACAATACAAGGTGTATTACTTCCAACGCAGTGGCATCGTTGAAGACATTTCAGCACTTGACCCCGGTTCGGATAATCCAGCACAAGCACATTGGGGCGGGCTTACCGAATTTGCGGGGCGGGCGGGTGATGTGGTTTCACAAGTCGTTAATCGTGCTGGTTTTTAA
- a CDS encoding BPTD_3080 family restriction endonuclease, producing the protein MTTPKSLIINSPYACPQQHWRKVAQSSSTSPKLEQTASRRRASYEIFDTRNNTSREVELPLVNQIRERVDAWRTAGYPGITTITRSLLEHWHDSTARDYPFYFCQLEAIETLIWWVEALPDYKQGIAIEGDGGAWERLCSKMATGTGKTTVMAMLITWQVLNALAFPKRHKEFSSNILIIAPGLTVKERLQVLQPGATDNYYDAFGLCPNTSLRHKLNQMEVLIENWHSLMPLKEPERSVQKKGAENDEAFTRRVLGKLAGKRGLLVINDEAHHAYRKPAELKISKAQAAEQGIDLDEATRWIEGLDRIHKTRRITRCFDLSATPFAPTGKRNTESALFPWVISDFGLYDAIEAGLVKTPRVVVRDDALPNAKTYRSKLYHLYAEADVAEDLNRKGAQATEPLPELVQTAYTLLGADWRAALHSWQAAGHTSPPVMLTVCNRTETAARVEHYFRAGDAHWAELQAPERTLRVDSRVLEKAEVGEASTADKGYEAQLQAIIHAANIPLTRKQELQALKKEALLREIIDNVGKRGAAGQDLQNVISVAMLSEGWDAKNVTHIMGLRAFSSQLLCEQVIGRGLRRVSYDRDENGLFIPEYVNVFGVPLSIFQDVGDDGVPPPPPKPSTQIKSLPERHALEIRWPNVLRIDTVVRPELHIDWSQVETLTLDPSLTPVSADLAPALGGATALDQVHGIDLALLPEGFRLQRLVFRAAQKAFDQLQAAFKGNREYLLLQLIRLVEQFIDSEVLNIPSDYHQEPLRKRILIGLNIDIIVQHLLRFVTEQNSERLEPIFDTDKPQSSTADMPVWYSTKPCFETSKSQISHVVDDSTWEHYVAGVLENSERVHSYAKNDHLGFQVLYLWRGSKRRYVPDFLIRLSNGKTLVLEIKGKNSEQADAKRAALDTWVAAINSRGGFGEWGAAVIFEPAKIYDTLAQHGEA; encoded by the coding sequence ATGACCACTCCTAAATCCCTGATCATCAATAGCCCCTACGCCTGCCCACAACAGCACTGGCGCAAGGTGGCACAGAGCAGTTCCACCAGCCCCAAGTTGGAACAGACAGCCAGCCGCCGCCGCGCTAGTTACGAGATTTTCGACACCCGCAACAACACCAGCCGCGAAGTCGAATTGCCGCTGGTCAACCAAATCCGTGAACGGGTGGACGCATGGCGCACTGCTGGCTACCCCGGTATCACCACGATTACCCGCAGCCTGCTGGAACATTGGCACGACAGCACTGCCCGCGATTACCCCTTCTATTTCTGCCAACTGGAAGCCATCGAAACCCTGATCTGGTGGGTAGAAGCTCTGCCCGATTACAAGCAAGGCATTGCGATTGAAGGCGATGGCGGCGCGTGGGAACGTTTGTGCAGCAAAATGGCGACAGGTACAGGCAAAACCACCGTCATGGCGATGCTGATTACATGGCAGGTACTCAATGCTCTTGCGTTTCCGAAACGCCACAAGGAATTTTCCAGCAACATCCTGATCATTGCACCAGGCTTGACCGTCAAGGAACGTTTGCAAGTGTTGCAACCGGGGGCAACCGACAACTATTACGATGCTTTCGGTCTTTGCCCGAATACCTCGTTGCGCCACAAACTCAATCAGATGGAAGTGCTGATTGAAAACTGGCACAGCCTGATGCCCTTGAAAGAACCGGAGCGTTCGGTACAGAAAAAAGGCGCAGAAAACGATGAAGCCTTTACCCGCCGGGTATTGGGTAAACTAGCAGGCAAGCGCGGCCTGCTGGTGATCAACGACGAAGCCCACCACGCTTACCGCAAACCCGCCGAACTCAAAATCAGCAAAGCGCAAGCCGCTGAACAAGGCATTGATCTGGATGAGGCGACCCGTTGGATTGAAGGGCTAGACCGCATCCACAAAACGCGCCGCATTACTCGTTGTTTCGATCTCTCCGCCACCCCGTTTGCCCCGACTGGTAAGCGCAATACCGAATCGGCATTGTTTCCGTGGGTCATTTCCGATTTCGGCTTGTACGATGCGATTGAGGCCGGGCTGGTGAAAACCCCGCGAGTGGTGGTGCGTGACGATGCGTTACCGAATGCCAAAACCTACCGCTCCAAACTCTATCACTTGTATGCTGAAGCTGATGTTGCCGAAGATTTGAACCGCAAAGGCGCACAAGCCACCGAACCCTTGCCGGAATTGGTGCAAACCGCCTACACCCTGTTGGGGGCAGATTGGCGAGCAGCATTACACAGTTGGCAAGCCGCCGGTCACACTTCACCGCCTGTGATGTTGACGGTCTGCAACCGTACCGAAACCGCCGCACGGGTGGAACATTATTTTCGGGCAGGCGATGCGCATTGGGCAGAACTGCAAGCGCCCGAACGTACTTTGCGCGTGGATTCCAGAGTGTTGGAAAAAGCCGAGGTCGGGGAAGCATCTACCGCTGACAAAGGTTACGAAGCTCAGCTTCAAGCCATTATCCACGCTGCCAATATTCCCCTTACCCGCAAGCAGGAATTGCAAGCCCTGAAAAAAGAGGCGTTGCTGCGCGAGATCATTGATAACGTCGGCAAACGCGGTGCGGCTGGGCAAGATTTGCAGAACGTGATTTCCGTTGCCATGCTCTCGGAAGGCTGGGATGCCAAGAACGTCACCCACATCATGGGCTTACGCGCCTTCTCCAGCCAATTGCTGTGTGAACAAGTAATCGGGCGCGGTTTGCGGCGCGTGTCCTATGACCGGGATGAAAATGGCTTGTTCATCCCCGAATACGTCAACGTGTTTGGTGTGCCGCTTTCCATTTTTCAGGATGTGGGGGATGACGGCGTACCGCCGCCGCCACCCAAACCCAGCACTCAGATCAAGTCACTGCCAGAACGCCATGCGCTGGAAATCCGCTGGCCTAATGTGCTGCGCATTGATACCGTCGTTCGCCCCGAATTGCACATTGACTGGTCACAGGTGGAAACGCTGACGCTTGATCCGTCACTGACACCGGTTTCTGCTGATCTTGCTCCAGCCTTGGGTGGTGCAACGGCTTTGGATCAGGTACATGGCATCGACCTTGCACTGCTCCCGGAAGGTTTCCGCCTGCAACGCTTGGTATTCCGTGCTGCTCAAAAAGCCTTCGATCAATTGCAAGCGGCTTTCAAAGGCAATCGGGAATATTTGTTGCTGCAACTGATTCGCTTGGTTGAACAGTTTATTGATTCGGAAGTGTTGAATATCCCGTCCGACTACCACCAAGAACCGTTACGCAAGCGTATCTTGATTGGGCTGAATATCGACATTATCGTGCAACACTTGCTGCGCTTTGTCACCGAGCAAAATAGCGAACGCTTAGAGCCGATTTTTGATACCGACAAACCGCAATCCTCCACTGCCGATATGCCCGTGTGGTATAGCACCAAGCCTTGTTTTGAGACCAGCAAATCGCAAATTTCCCACGTCGTTGATGACAGCACTTGGGAGCATTATGTCGCGGGTGTGTTGGAAAACTCGGAACGGGTGCATAGCTACGCCAAAAATGATCACTTGGGTTTTCAAGTGCTGTATTTATGGCGCGGTTCAAAACGGCGTTATGTACCGGACTTTCTGATTCGGTTGAGCAATGGCAAAACCTTGGTATTGGAAATCAAGGGTAAAAACTCCGAACAGGCGGATGCGAAACGGGCGGCATTGGATACGTGGGTCGCTGCCATTAACAGCCGTGGTGGTTTTGGCGAATGGGGTGCGGCTGTGATTTTTGAGCCTGCCAAGATTTACGACACGCTGGCACAGCACGGGGAAGCCTAA